The following proteins are co-located in the Agromyces laixinhei genome:
- a CDS encoding PTS sugar transporter subunit IIB, which translates to MKIVAVCGLGIGTSAILKVNAERALDRLGLSADVDASDLAGIAASAADAQVILTSSELADAVRSAIGRSFAEIVEVSNYFDVDEISAKLETSLG; encoded by the coding sequence GTGAAGATCGTCGCCGTCTGCGGGCTGGGTATCGGCACCTCCGCAATCCTGAAGGTCAACGCCGAGCGCGCGCTCGACCGACTGGGCCTCTCCGCCGATGTCGATGCGAGCGACCTCGCCGGCATCGCCGCATCGGCGGCCGACGCGCAGGTGATCCTGACCTCGAGCGAGCTCGCCGACGCGGTGCGCAGCGCGATCGGTCGCAGCTTCGCCGAGATCGTCGAGGTGTCGAACTACTTCGACGTCGACGAGATCAGCGCGAAGCTCGAGACCTCCCTCGGCTGA
- a CDS encoding cytidine deaminase yields the protein MTATDAIDWNELRGRAREAMAKAYVPYSEFPVGAAAIVDDGRIVSGCNVENASYGVTLCAECSLVSALIMSGGGRLVAFACVDGHGAALMPCGRCRQLLYEHSAENMLLDTVSGIKTIDEVLPDAFGPRQLAEFRGAGA from the coding sequence ATGACCGCAACGGATGCGATCGACTGGAACGAGCTCCGCGGGCGCGCCCGTGAGGCGATGGCGAAGGCGTACGTGCCCTACTCGGAGTTCCCGGTGGGCGCTGCGGCGATCGTCGACGACGGCCGCATCGTCAGCGGCTGCAACGTCGAGAACGCATCGTACGGCGTGACGCTCTGCGCGGAGTGTTCGCTCGTCTCGGCGCTCATCATGTCGGGTGGCGGCAGGCTCGTGGCCTTCGCCTGCGTCGACGGGCACGGCGCCGCACTCATGCCGTGCGGTCGATGCCGGCAGCTCCTGTACGAGCACTCGGCCGAGAACATGCTGCTCGACACCGTCTCCGGCATCAAGACCATCGACGAGGTGCTGCCCGATGCGTTCGGTCCCCGGCAGCTCGCCGAGTTCCGGGGAGCCGGGGCATGA
- a CDS encoding thymidine phosphorylase: MNPVEPFDAVDLIRAKRDGRELATPEIGWLVDAYTRGYVADEQMSAMTMAIFLNGMSRREIRDLTMAMIASGERMDFSSLGKPTSDKHSTGGVGDKITLPLMPLVATFGVAVPQLSGRGLGHTGGTLDKLESIPGWRAELTNDEMFAQLRDVGGVICAAGAGLAPADKKLYALRDITGTVEAIPLIASSIMSKKIAEGTGALVLDVKFGSGAFLTDIEQSRELARTMVELGEDAGVATSALLTNMNVPLGLTIGNANEVRESVEVLAGGGPSDVRALTVALAREMLALAGQHDVDVEAALDDGRAMDTWRLAIRAQGGDPDAPLRVARDQHVVTADRDGVLVAQHALPFGIAAWRLGAGRARKQDPVQHAAGIDLHAKPGDAVRTGEPLFTLHADEPGRFARALEAVEGAWRVGEPGDPIDDGGPLIADRIGR, encoded by the coding sequence ATGAACCCCGTCGAGCCGTTCGATGCGGTCGACCTGATCCGCGCGAAGCGCGACGGACGCGAACTCGCGACCCCCGAGATCGGCTGGCTCGTCGACGCGTACACGCGCGGCTACGTCGCCGACGAGCAGATGTCGGCCATGACGATGGCGATCTTCCTCAACGGCATGAGCCGGCGAGAGATCAGAGACCTCACGATGGCGATGATCGCGAGCGGCGAGCGCATGGACTTCTCGAGCCTCGGCAAGCCCACGAGCGACAAGCACTCGACGGGCGGCGTCGGCGACAAGATCACGCTGCCGCTCATGCCGCTCGTCGCGACGTTCGGCGTCGCGGTGCCGCAGCTCTCCGGCCGCGGGCTCGGCCACACGGGTGGCACGCTCGACAAGCTCGAGTCGATTCCGGGCTGGCGTGCCGAACTCACGAACGACGAGATGTTCGCGCAGTTGCGCGACGTCGGCGGGGTGATCTGCGCCGCAGGCGCCGGGCTCGCGCCCGCAGACAAGAAGCTCTACGCGCTTCGCGACATCACCGGAACGGTCGAGGCGATCCCGCTCATCGCGTCGTCGATCATGTCGAAGAAGATCGCCGAGGGCACGGGGGCACTGGTGCTCGACGTGAAGTTCGGCTCCGGTGCATTCCTGACCGACATCGAGCAATCGCGTGAGCTCGCCCGCACGATGGTCGAGCTCGGCGAAGACGCCGGTGTCGCGACCTCCGCGCTGCTCACGAACATGAACGTGCCGCTCGGGCTCACGATCGGCAATGCCAACGAGGTGCGCGAATCGGTCGAGGTGCTCGCCGGGGGCGGCCCGTCCGACGTGCGCGCGCTCACCGTGGCGCTCGCCCGCGAGATGCTCGCCCTCGCCGGGCAACACGACGTCGACGTCGAAGCGGCGCTCGACGACGGCCGCGCCATGGACACCTGGCGCCTGGCGATCCGCGCTCAGGGCGGCGATCCCGACGCCCCTCTGCGGGTCGCGCGCGACCAGCACGTCGTGACGGCCGATCGCGACGGCGTGCTCGTGGCGCAGCACGCGCTGCCGTTCGGCATCGCCGCTTGGCGCCTCGGCGCCGGGCGAGCGCGCAAGCAGGACCCGGTGCAGCACGCCGCAGGCATCGACCTGCACGCCAAGCCCGGCGACGCCGTGCGCACGGGCGAGCCGCTCTTCACCCTGCACGCCGACGAACCCGGGCGATTCGCGCGGGCGCTCGAGGCGGTCGAGGGCGCCTGGCGCGTCGGCGAACCGGGCGACCCGATCGACGACGGCGGTCCTCTGATCGCCGACCGCATCGGTCGCTGA
- a CDS encoding ABC transporter permease → MTTNTETPLVASQPGALSTTFVTSWKAPIAFGIFTVIALALAALAPRAGETIYRWSRETDVIQVPDLVVPVMTALWLVVIVLAVMTLYSVLLVRSERRVPLWLIVLFAIAFMFGFLTWAGAGADLPMIGLLYGSLSLAVPLIFGSLAGVIGERAGVVNIAIEGQLLAGAFTAAVVASITGNPWPGLVAAMVAGMLVGMVLAVFSIKYYVDQIIVGVVLNVLVIGLTSFFYSQVLAPNAATLNTPPRFERFAIPILGDIPIIGPVLFRHTIVVYIMYIAVALVYVGLFHTRWGLRLRAVGEHPQAADTVGINVNRTRFWNVTLAGAIAGLGGTFFTIGSGIAFNREMTAGAGFIALAAVIFGQWDPIKATLAALLFGFASNLQNTLSVIGSPVPSEFMLMLPYIVTIFAVAGFVGISRPPAADGKPYIKS, encoded by the coding sequence ATGACGACGAACACAGAGACGCCGCTCGTCGCGTCCCAGCCAGGGGCGCTGTCGACCACGTTCGTGACGAGCTGGAAGGCACCGATCGCCTTCGGCATCTTCACGGTCATCGCGCTCGCCCTCGCCGCCCTGGCACCGCGCGCCGGCGAGACGATCTACCGGTGGTCGAGGGAGACCGACGTCATCCAGGTGCCCGACCTCGTCGTGCCGGTCATGACGGCGCTGTGGCTCGTCGTCATCGTCCTCGCCGTGATGACGCTGTACTCGGTGCTGCTCGTGCGCTCGGAGCGCCGCGTTCCGCTGTGGCTCATCGTGCTGTTCGCGATCGCCTTCATGTTCGGATTCCTCACCTGGGCGGGCGCCGGCGCGGATCTTCCGATGATCGGTCTGCTCTATGGCTCGCTGAGCCTCGCGGTGCCGCTCATCTTCGGCTCCCTCGCCGGTGTGATCGGCGAACGCGCCGGCGTCGTGAACATCGCGATCGAAGGTCAGTTGCTGGCGGGCGCGTTCACTGCGGCCGTCGTGGCTTCGATCACGGGCAACCCGTGGCCCGGCCTCGTCGCAGCGATGGTCGCGGGCATGCTCGTCGGCATGGTGCTGGCCGTGTTCTCGATCAAGTACTACGTCGACCAGATCATCGTCGGTGTCGTGCTGAACGTGCTCGTCATCGGTCTCACGAGCTTCTTCTACTCCCAGGTGCTCGCGCCGAACGCCGCGACGCTCAACACTCCGCCGCGGTTCGAACGGTTCGCGATCCCGATCCTCGGCGACATCCCGATCATCGGCCCGGTGCTCTTCCGCCACACGATCGTCGTCTACATCATGTACATCGCCGTCGCGCTGGTGTACGTGGGCCTGTTCCACACCCGTTGGGGTCTTCGGCTCCGCGCGGTCGGCGAGCATCCGCAGGCCGCCGACACGGTGGGCATCAACGTGAACCGCACGCGGTTCTGGAACGTGACGCTCGCCGGCGCGATCGCCGGCCTCGGCGGCACCTTCTTCACCATCGGCTCGGGCATCGCGTTCAACCGCGAGATGACGGCCGGTGCGGGATTCATCGCCTTGGCGGCCGTCATCTTCGGGCAGTGGGATCCGATCAAGGCCACGCTCGCGGCACTGCTGTTCGGGTTCGCGTCGAACCTGCAGAACACGCTCTCGGTGATCGGGTCGCCGGTGCCGAGCGAGTTCATGCTGATGCTGCCCTACATCGTGACGATCTTCGCCGTCGCGGGCTTCGTCGGCATCTCCAGACCACCCGCCGCAGACGGCAAGCCGTATATCAAGTCCTGA
- a CDS encoding phospho-sugar mutase translates to MPQTDRSEDTERIALAEAWLRQDPDPETRTELSSIVDAVRGGDPAASADLADRFDQRLAFGTAGLRGEIAAGPNRMNRVLVAQAAAGLAAYLIEHGELGQTPSVVIGYDGRKNSSVFARDTAEIMAGAGIRGILLPRLLPTPVLAFAVRYFDVSAGVMVTASHNPPNDNGYKVYLGGADQGSQIVAPADAEIAAQIQRVADTVLVPDLPRAVFETAAESMIDEYIRQTAQVAAPPAAQPRVVYTAMHGVGWQTMASVLAAAGFDPPQLVEEQIEPDATFPTVSFPNPEEPGAMDLSFARAAEVGAELIVANDPDADRLAIAIPDAAAKAGYRRLTGNEVGLVLGWQAAERAAAAPGDAGPSGALACSIVSSPGLEAIAKAYDLDFEATLTGFKWISRAPGLVFGFEEALGYLVNPGTVRDKDGISAGLAFLSLAAELKAEGRTVADHLDAFVERFGCHDSAQVSIRVTELARIDEIMARLRAEPPASIGGIRVERVDDLADGFGALPPSDVLRIVLDGGGRVMVRPSGTEPKLKIYIDAVSETGTVAERRGAASAAVTALEAGMRELVA, encoded by the coding sequence ATGCCGCAGACCGACCGTTCCGAGGACACCGAGCGCATCGCCCTCGCCGAGGCCTGGCTCCGCCAGGATCCCGACCCCGAGACCCGTACCGAGCTCTCGTCGATCGTCGACGCGGTGCGCGGCGGCGACCCCGCGGCATCCGCAGACCTCGCCGACCGATTCGATCAGCGGCTCGCCTTCGGCACCGCCGGCCTCCGCGGTGAGATCGCGGCCGGACCGAACCGGATGAATCGGGTGCTCGTGGCCCAGGCGGCCGCCGGACTCGCCGCCTACCTCATCGAACATGGCGAGCTCGGGCAGACCCCCTCGGTCGTGATCGGGTACGACGGCCGGAAGAACTCCTCCGTGTTCGCGCGCGACACCGCCGAGATCATGGCGGGCGCCGGGATTCGAGGCATCCTGCTGCCCCGGCTGCTGCCGACGCCGGTGCTCGCGTTCGCCGTGCGGTACTTCGACGTGTCGGCGGGTGTCATGGTGACGGCGTCGCACAACCCGCCGAACGACAACGGCTACAAGGTCTACCTCGGCGGCGCCGACCAAGGTTCGCAGATCGTCGCACCGGCCGACGCCGAGATCGCCGCGCAGATCCAGCGGGTCGCTGACACCGTGCTCGTGCCCGATCTGCCCCGCGCCGTGTTCGAGACGGCGGCCGAGTCCATGATCGACGAGTACATCCGTCAGACCGCGCAAGTCGCTGCTCCCCCGGCCGCGCAGCCGCGGGTCGTGTACACCGCGATGCACGGTGTCGGATGGCAGACGATGGCGAGCGTGCTCGCGGCGGCGGGCTTCGACCCGCCACAGCTCGTCGAGGAGCAGATCGAGCCCGACGCGACGTTTCCGACCGTATCGTTCCCGAACCCGGAAGAGCCCGGCGCCATGGACCTCTCGTTCGCGCGCGCGGCAGAGGTCGGCGCCGAACTCATCGTGGCGAACGACCCCGATGCCGACCGGCTCGCGATCGCGATCCCCGACGCGGCCGCGAAGGCCGGCTACCGGCGGCTCACCGGCAACGAGGTCGGCCTCGTGCTCGGTTGGCAGGCGGCCGAACGTGCCGCTGCGGCCCCGGGCGACGCCGGCCCGAGCGGTGCGCTCGCGTGCTCGATCGTCTCCTCCCCCGGCCTCGAGGCGATCGCGAAGGCGTACGACCTCGACTTCGAGGCGACACTCACCGGGTTCAAGTGGATCTCGCGCGCACCCGGGCTCGTCTTCGGCTTCGAAGAAGCGCTCGGATACCTCGTGAACCCCGGCACCGTGCGTGACAAGGACGGCATCTCCGCGGGTCTCGCCTTCCTCTCGCTCGCGGCGGAGTTGAAGGCAGAGGGGCGCACTGTGGCCGATCATCTCGACGCCTTCGTCGAGCGGTTCGGATGTCACGATTCCGCCCAGGTCTCGATCAGGGTCACCGAGCTCGCACGCATCGACGAGATCATGGCGCGGCTCCGTGCCGAGCCTCCAGCGTCGATCGGCGGCATCCGGGTCGAGCGCGTCGACGACCTCGCCGACGGGTTCGGCGCGCTGCCGCCCTCCGACGTGCTCCGCATCGTGCTCGATGGCGGCGGCCGGGTGATGGTGCGCCCGAGCGGCACCGAGCCGAAGCTCAAGATCTACATCGATGCCGTGTCCGAGACGGGTACGGTGGCGGAGCGCCGCGGCGCGGCATCCGCTGCCGTCACGGCGCTCGAAGCAGGCATGCGAGAACTCGTCGCGTAG
- a CDS encoding purine-nucleoside phosphorylase, translating to MHAANPLDDPAADPFEIAALAAARIAELTGVERHDIGLTLGSGWRRAADLIGETTHTIPATEIPGFSEPALEGHVGTLRSVLLPSGKRALVIGARTHYYEDHGVRRVVHSVRTAAATGATTMILTNGAGGIKEHWTPGTPVLISDHINLTADSPLEGATFVDLTDLYSKRLRDLARSIDPSLDEGVYCQFRGPHYETPAEVSMVKIIGGDIVGMSTALEAIAARQSGMEVLGMSLITNLAAGIQQTPLSHEEVIEAGRMAEPVISSLLAKIVAEL from the coding sequence ATGCACGCTGCCAACCCGCTTGACGATCCTGCCGCAGACCCGTTCGAGATCGCGGCGCTCGCGGCCGCCCGCATCGCGGAGCTCACCGGGGTCGAGCGTCACGACATCGGCCTCACCCTCGGCAGCGGCTGGCGTCGCGCCGCCGATCTCATCGGCGAGACGACGCACACGATCCCCGCGACCGAGATTCCGGGCTTCTCCGAGCCCGCGCTCGAGGGCCACGTCGGCACCCTGCGCTCGGTGCTGCTGCCGAGCGGCAAGCGCGCCCTCGTCATCGGCGCGCGCACCCATTACTACGAAGACCACGGCGTGCGCCGCGTCGTGCACTCGGTGCGCACGGCGGCCGCGACCGGAGCGACCACGATGATCCTCACGAACGGCGCCGGCGGCATCAAGGAGCACTGGACGCCGGGCACCCCGGTGCTCATCAGCGACCACATCAACCTGACGGCCGATTCGCCGCTCGAGGGCGCGACCTTCGTCGATCTCACCGATCTCTACTCGAAGCGACTCCGCGACCTCGCCCGCTCGATCGACCCGAGCCTCGACGAGGGCGTCTACTGCCAGTTCCGCGGGCCGCACTACGAGACGCCGGCCGAGGTGTCGATGGTGAAGATCATCGGCGGCGACATCGTCGGCATGTCGACGGCGCTCGAGGCCATCGCCGCCAGGCAGTCGGGCATGGAGGTGCTCGGGATGTCGCTGATCACGAACCTCGCGGCCGGAATCCAGCAGACGCCGCTGAGCCACGAAGAGGTCATCGAGGCGGGTCGCATGGCCGAACCGGTGATCTCGAGCCTGCTCGCCAAGATCGTCGCAGAGCTCTAG
- a CDS encoding ABC transporter permease — MSDPTRPNGEAPDSNRLDADVAIEEPGAVSTASAPAPGDAPPPSKWHTMLTQITTGNALISVLSVFLALVVGAIMIAFTDENVQQASGYFFARPTDTLVAIWDSVAGAYSALFQGAIYNFRRDDFLAGIRPLTQTLLFATPLIAGGLGVALAFRVGLFNIGGRGQMLIAASVAGWIGFGFDLPWGIHMLVALVGGVIGGALWAAIAGVLKARTGAHEVIVTIMLNYVAFYLVSWMLRTPGLLQAPGSSNPKTAAMKDTAIFPALPAPFNLHLGFVLALLATVLVWWILSRSSLGFKFRAVGINPNAARVAGINVKGMYVYAMLISGALLGLAGVSQVLGQVTTGFTAGIDAGIGFDAITVALLGRSTPWGTLAAGILFGAFKAGGFSMQAAEGVPIEIVLVVQSLIVLFIAAPPLVRTIFGLPDPNARRSRSRKAKEAKAK, encoded by the coding sequence ATGAGCGACCCCACCCGCCCGAACGGCGAGGCCCCCGACTCGAACCGACTCGACGCCGACGTCGCGATCGAAGAGCCCGGCGCCGTCTCGACCGCCTCGGCTCCAGCGCCCGGTGATGCTCCGCCTCCGTCGAAGTGGCACACCATGCTGACCCAGATCACCACGGGCAACGCGCTCATCTCGGTGCTCTCGGTGTTCCTCGCCCTCGTCGTCGGCGCGATCATGATCGCCTTCACCGACGAGAACGTGCAGCAGGCGAGCGGCTACTTCTTCGCCCGCCCGACCGACACGCTGGTGGCGATCTGGGATTCCGTGGCCGGGGCGTACTCGGCGCTCTTCCAGGGCGCCATCTACAACTTCCGCCGCGACGACTTCCTCGCCGGCATCAGGCCACTCACGCAGACCCTGCTGTTCGCGACACCGCTGATCGCCGGTGGCCTGGGCGTCGCCCTCGCGTTCCGCGTCGGCCTGTTCAACATCGGCGGCCGCGGTCAGATGCTCATCGCGGCATCCGTGGCCGGTTGGATCGGATTCGGCTTCGACCTGCCCTGGGGCATCCACATGCTGGTCGCCCTCGTCGGCGGCGTCATCGGCGGCGCGCTCTGGGCGGCCATCGCCGGCGTGCTCAAGGCCCGCACCGGCGCGCACGAGGTCATCGTGACGATCATGCTCAACTACGTCGCGTTCTACCTCGTGTCGTGGATGCTGCGCACGCCCGGCCTGCTGCAGGCACCGGGTTCGTCGAACCCCAAGACCGCGGCGATGAAGGACACGGCGATCTTCCCGGCACTTCCGGCCCCGTTCAACCTGCACCTCGGGTTCGTGCTGGCGCTACTCGCCACCGTGCTGGTCTGGTGGATCCTCAGCCGTTCGAGTCTCGGATTCAAGTTCCGCGCCGTCGGCATCAATCCGAATGCCGCACGGGTCGCCGGCATCAACGTGAAGGGCATGTACGTCTACGCGATGCTCATCTCCGGCGCGCTGCTCGGTCTCGCGGGTGTGAGCCAGGTGCTCGGCCAGGTCACGACGGGGTTCACCGCGGGCATCGACGCGGGCATCGGCTTCGATGCCATCACCGTAGCGCTGCTCGGCCGGTCCACACCCTGGGGCACCCTCGCGGCGGGCATCCTGTTCGGTGCGTTCAAAGCAGGCGGCTTCTCGATGCAGGCGGCCGAGGGCGTGCCGATCGAGATCGTGCTCGTGGTCCAGTCGCTCATCGTCCTCTTCATCGCCGCACCGCCGCTCGTGCGCACGATCTTCGGCCTGCCCGACCCCAACGCCAGACGCAGCCGTTCACGTAAGGCGAAGGAGGCGAAGGCGAAATGA
- a CDS encoding adenosine deaminase: protein MPTEYRLEGDGTNIQSLPKISLHDHLDGGLRPQTLIELADEIGHEVPASDADGLGEWFAEQSNSGSLVEYLKTFDLTTAVMQTREGLTRVAREFVQDLAADGVIYGEIRWAPEQHLTRGLSLDETVEAVQAGIEQGTDDVRGQGRSIRAGQLVTAMRHADRGLEIAELAVRHRDRGVVGFDIAGPEAGFLPSRHRTAFDYLASQYLPVTVHAGEADGLESIRSALFDGRALRLGHGVRIAEDLLIDRQDDENTYVSLGPIAQWVRDREIALETSPSSNLQTGAIAAWGDELIDHPFDLLYQLGFRVTVNTDNRLQSGTTLTRELALLSDAFGYDLDDFETFQLNAAAAAFLPLDDREELAELIQDGFDDA, encoded by the coding sequence ATTCCGACGGAGTACCGCCTCGAAGGCGACGGCACGAACATCCAATCGCTGCCGAAGATCTCGCTGCACGACCACCTCGACGGCGGTCTGCGCCCGCAGACGCTCATCGAACTCGCCGATGAGATCGGGCACGAGGTGCCGGCATCCGACGCCGATGGACTCGGCGAGTGGTTCGCCGAGCAGTCGAACTCCGGCTCGCTCGTCGAGTACCTGAAGACGTTCGACCTCACGACCGCCGTCATGCAGACCCGCGAGGGCCTCACCAGGGTCGCGCGCGAGTTCGTGCAGGATCTGGCCGCCGACGGCGTGATCTATGGCGAGATCCGCTGGGCGCCCGAGCAGCACCTCACCCGGGGTCTCAGCCTCGACGAGACCGTCGAGGCGGTGCAGGCCGGCATCGAGCAGGGTACCGACGACGTGCGGGGCCAGGGCCGAAGCATCCGAGCCGGTCAGCTCGTGACCGCCATGCGCCATGCCGATCGCGGCCTCGAGATCGCCGAGCTCGCGGTGCGGCACCGCGATCGCGGGGTCGTCGGCTTCGACATCGCAGGCCCCGAGGCCGGCTTCCTGCCGAGCCGTCATCGCACGGCGTTCGACTATCTCGCGAGCCAGTACCTGCCGGTGACCGTGCACGCCGGAGAAGCCGACGGCCTCGAATCCATCCGCAGTGCCCTCTTCGACGGGCGAGCGCTGCGGCTCGGTCACGGTGTGCGAATCGCCGAAGACCTGCTGATCGATCGTCAAGACGACGAGAACACCTACGTCTCGCTCGGCCCGATCGCCCAGTGGGTGCGCGACCGCGAGATCGCGCTCGAGACGAGTCCGTCGTCGAACCTGCAGACCGGTGCGATCGCGGCGTGGGGCGACGAACTCATCGATCACCCGTTCGATCTGCTGTACCAGCTCGGCTTCCGTGTGACGGTCAACACCGACAACCGGCTGCAGTCGGGTACGACGCTCACTCGCGAGCTCGCGCTGCTGAGCGATGCCTTCGGCTACGACCTCGACGACTTCGAGACCTTCCAGCTCAACGCGGCCGCGGCCGCGTTCCTGCCGCTCGACGACCGTGAAGAGCTCGCCGAGCTGATCCAAGACGGCTTCGACGACGCCTGA
- a CDS encoding PTS sugar transporter subunit IIA: MTHPPLPDEAIVLGAHVDDWRAAVREAGRALVRSGSTASGYADRMIGVIEEFGAYVVIAPGLALAHARPGPDVRREGLSVVTLAEPVPFGHPHNDPVRIVVGLAVANAEEHVARVARLANAFNDSGIVGRMARAETTDEVRSLLGFESAEGTESSESSESTERAEGSERAEGTERAEGSDGEAEA, from the coding sequence ATGACCCACCCGCCGCTTCCCGACGAGGCCATCGTGCTCGGTGCGCACGTCGACGACTGGCGTGCCGCGGTGCGCGAGGCCGGCCGTGCGCTCGTGCGCTCGGGGTCGACCGCGTCAGGTTACGCCGATCGAATGATCGGAGTCATCGAGGAGTTCGGGGCCTACGTCGTGATCGCTCCCGGGCTCGCGCTCGCGCACGCCCGGCCCGGCCCGGACGTGCGCCGCGAAGGGCTCTCGGTGGTGACCCTCGCCGAACCGGTGCCGTTCGGACACCCGCACAACGACCCGGTACGCATCGTCGTCGGGCTCGCGGTGGCCAACGCCGAAGAGCACGTTGCCCGAGTGGCGCGGCTCGCGAACGCGTTCAACGACAGCGGCATCGTCGGCCGCATGGCGCGGGCCGAGACGACCGACGAGGTGCGATCGCTGCTCGGCTTCGAGAGCGCCGAGGGCACCGAGAGCTCCGAGAGCTCCGAGAGCACCGAGCGAGCCGAAGGCTCCGAGCGAGCCGAAGGCACCGAGCGAGCCGAAGGCTCCGACGGAGAGGCGGAGGCGTGA
- a CDS encoding ABC transporter ATP-binding protein, whose translation MKLELRGITKRFGSLVANDHIDLTVEAGEIHALLGENGAGKSTLMNVLYGLYQADEGEVLLDDEVQHFAGPGDAMAAGIGMVHQHFMLIPVFTVAENVMLGHESTKVGGLLDLATAREKVREISQRFGFHVDPDALVEDLPVGVQQRVEIIKALSRDARVLIFDEPTAVLTPRETDELMNIMRQLKEAGTSIVFITHKLREVREVADRITVIRLGKVVGEAAPTATNAELASLMVGRAVELTVQKDEAKLGDVALAVDGLTVVDPTGHHVVNDVSFDVRRGEILAVAGVQGNGQTELTEALLGLQVRVHGSVRLDGVELNGASVRKILESGVGFVPEDRTEDGLVGDFTIAENLMLDRSESPPFVKLGNLQRGVLAEFARDKIEEFDIRAQGADEFVRQLSGGNQQKVVLARELSRDLRLLVAAQPTRGVDVGSIEFIHKRIVAARDAGVPVVVVSTELDEVAALADRIMVMYRGQIVGIVPGDTPREKLGLMMAGEAPPEGAAA comes from the coding sequence ATGAAGCTCGAACTTCGCGGCATCACGAAGCGATTCGGCAGCTTGGTCGCCAACGACCACATCGACCTCACCGTGGAGGCGGGGGAGATCCACGCTCTCCTCGGTGAGAACGGTGCAGGCAAGTCGACGCTCATGAACGTGCTCTACGGTCTCTATCAGGCAGACGAGGGCGAGGTGCTCCTCGACGATGAGGTGCAGCACTTCGCCGGGCCGGGCGACGCGATGGCGGCGGGCATCGGCATGGTGCACCAGCACTTCATGCTCATCCCGGTCTTCACGGTCGCCGAGAACGTCATGCTCGGCCACGAGAGCACGAAGGTCGGCGGCTTGCTCGACCTCGCGACGGCGCGCGAGAAGGTGCGCGAGATCTCGCAGCGATTCGGGTTCCACGTCGACCCCGACGCGCTCGTCGAAGACCTTCCGGTCGGCGTGCAGCAGCGGGTCGAGATCATCAAGGCGCTCTCGCGCGACGCGCGAGTGCTCATCTTCGACGAGCCCACCGCCGTGCTCACCCCGCGTGAGACCGACGAACTCATGAACATCATGCGCCAGCTCAAAGAGGCGGGCACGTCGATCGTGTTCATCACGCACAAGCTCCGCGAGGTGCGCGAGGTCGCCGATCGCATCACGGTCATTCGGCTCGGCAAGGTCGTCGGCGAGGCCGCCCCCACTGCCACGAACGCTGAGCTCGCCTCGCTCATGGTCGGCCGCGCCGTCGAGCTGACCGTGCAGAAGGACGAAGCGAAGCTCGGCGACGTCGCGCTCGCGGTCGATGGGCTCACCGTCGTCGATCCGACCGGCCATCACGTCGTGAACGACGTGAGTTTCGACGTGCGGCGCGGCGAGATCCTCGCGGTGGCCGGAGTGCAGGGCAACGGGCAGACCGAGCTCACCGAAGCGCTCCTCGGCCTGCAGGTGCGCGTTCATGGCTCGGTCCGACTCGACGGCGTCGAGCTGAACGGCGCCTCCGTGCGAAAGATCCTCGAGTCGGGCGTCGGGTTCGTGCCAGAGGACCGCACCGAAGACGGTCTCGTGGGCGACTTCACCATCGCCGAGAACCTCATGCTCGATCGCAGCGAGAGTCCGCCGTTCGTGAAGCTCGGCAATCTGCAGCGGGGTGTGCTGGCAGAGTTCGCCCGAGACAAGATCGAGGAGTTCGACATCCGTGCCCAGGGTGCCGACGAATTCGTCCGCCAGCTGTCGGGAGGAAACCAGCAGAAGGTCGTGCTCGCCCGTGAGCTCAGTCGCGACCTGCGTCTCCTGGTCGCGGCGCAGCCGACGCGAGGCGTCGACGTCGGCTCGATCGAGTTCATCCACAAGCGCATCGTCGCCGCCCGAGACGCCGGCGTTCCGGTGGTGGTCGTCTCCACCGAGCTCGATGAAGTCGCGGCGCTGGCCGACCGCATCATGGTGATGTATCGCGGGCAGATCGTCGGCATCGTGCCGGGCGACACCCCGCGCGAGAAGCTCGGGCTGATGATGGCCGGAGAAGCCCCTCCAGAAGGAGCCGCCGCATGA